One Fictibacillus halophilus genomic window, GGCATAAATATGTCGGTCTTGAGGGAGACACATTAACAATCGATACGTTTGGTGCATCTGCTCCTGGAGAAGTCATCCAAAAAGAGTTTGGATTCACACCTGAGAACATCGTAAAACGTGTTAAAGACATGTTGAATCAATAAAATATGCACATGAAAAGGGGGTTTCCATCTGGAAACCTCCTTTTCTTACTGTTTCGACAAAAGTAGTTGTATTTTGCGCACCTTTTTAGACAAGCTTTTTTCCGTATATTGTATATACTCTTAGAAAATGAACGGAGAGGAGCTTAATCATGAGAGAATTTTATATCTATCTAATTACAAAAGAAGTTGCCCATTCCTATTATGGCAAGGAAAATAAGCTATTTCAGTTATTTTTTGAAGAACAGCGCTCGAGTGGTTTATCTAAAACCATCCTACAAAAGCAAATCAGCTACATAACCTCTCTACTATCTGTTTCTCAGTTAGAAAAACACTTCTGGAACCATTTGAAAGAAACGCATGAATGGCGTTCAGAAGGAGAAACGTATTCTTTATCTTGCAAAGATAGCATCGTGAGAATCGAACTCACAGATCAATATATGCATCTATACAGTATCGGTAACTTTGAAGCAGAAACGGTAATTTTTGAGGCATTACGCCAATATGAACCTTATTTTCTTGCGATGGACTTCGGGGAAAGAAAATTTGGGTGGCTCTCACCGTTTAAATTGAACATGGTCTATGCCACTTAATTCTCTTTCAATCTTGTATGTGTAGGTAAACTTGTAGTAAACTAGTTCTAGACAACATGAAGGAGGAAGTTTTAACAATGGGTACTGGTATGATAATCCTTGTGTGTGCACTTTCACTGATTGCAGGTGTTGCGATCGGATTTTTTATTGCCCGCAAGTATATGATGAGTTATTTACAAAAAAATCCACCGATTAATGAAAATATGTTGCGTGTGATGATGATGCAGATGGGGCAAAAGCCTTCACAAAAGAAAATCAATCAAATGATGCAGGCTATGAACAAACAGATGAAGTAAATGTTGGACAAGCACCCTGATAATGAATCGGGTGCTTGTTTTCGTTCTACTCTAAGATTGCGGTATGCATCAACAAAAGGATGATGGCAGTGAACAACATTAAGACGATTTCTATAGATGAGTTAGATGCAAATCAATATTTGCTTTTTGATGTAAGATCTCCTAAAGAATTTGAAGAGTATCATATTCCTGGTTCGTATAATTTAAGTATATTTTCTAATGAGGAAAGAGCAGTAATCGGTACGCTCTATAAACAGGAAAGTAAAGAAGCAGCGATGGAGCGCGGTCTTCAGGTTGTTGCACCAAAACTTCCATCTTTATATAAAAAAATCCATACACAAAGTAATGAAA contains:
- the sirA gene encoding sporulation inhibitor of replication protein SirA, whose translation is MREFYIYLITKEVAHSYYGKENKLFQLFFEEQRSSGLSKTILQKQISYITSLLSVSQLEKHFWNHLKETHEWRSEGETYSLSCKDSIVRIELTDQYMHLYSIGNFEAETVIFEALRQYEPYFLAMDFGERKFGWLSPFKLNMVYAT
- a CDS encoding YneF family protein translates to MGTGMIILVCALSLIAGVAIGFFIARKYMMSYLQKNPPINENMLRVMMMQMGQKPSQKKINQMMQAMNKQMK